The genomic region ACGGCGATCAGTCTTCCCAACTCGTCATAAATGTAGGTTTCGTCGCTGGCCTGGGCTTGGATAATATTGGAAACGATAAGAACGAGGAGATAGAAAAAAGCGGCTACAAGAGGTCTCTTCACCGACTACGCCTTTGGCAAATCCCGAGGTAATGGTCCATCGGGATGTAATTTGCTACAGGGATGATCGAATGGCAATTCTCGCGTTTTGTACAGGAAATTTTTCTACTTGTCAAGACCTAAAAAATCCCTTATCAACCCAAAATAGAAATGCCTTGCAAAGTGCCTTTGGCACCCTCGTTGACACACCGTCGGTATCTGTGCTACGCTACCCCCCTCTTTCCGGAGACGGCTTCGTGGATAATAAACTGTTGTCGGTCGAGCGGTTGATCGGCCTTACCATGATCATCATGGGTTTCCTGAACGTTCTGCTTTCCATCGAACACGACCTGGACATCATGCCCGTGATCATCTTCCTGTCCGGCATCGTCCTGTTCGTCCACAGCAGCGTCGAGACCTGGCATAAATGGGGCGTGATCATCCTTGTGATCGCGGCCGGCGTTGTGTTCAAGGTCTACGAGGTTGATCCGCTGGTCACCTACTGGTATAAGATGATCCTGTTCTACGGGACGATCCTCACCGTCATCGTCTTCATGCTCACCCACCGGGTCAAGTCAAGCTCATGAGCGCCGAACGCCTCAAGGGACTGGAACTGGAGATCGATCAGTACCGGATCGCGCAGGAGCCTTTTTACATTCCGGTCCGGAGCGAGGCCGAGCTTTTCCGCACCGCCTACCGGAATCGGATGCCGGTCATGCTCAAAGGCCCGACGGGCTGCGGCAAGACCCGGTTCGTACAGCACATGGCCTTCCAGCTCAAGCGCCCGCTGATCACGATCGCCTGCCATGAAGACCTGACGGCCTCGGACATCGTCGGGCGTTATCTCCTCCGGGGCGACGAGACCGTCTGGGTCGACGGGCCGTTGACCCTTGCGGTCAAGCACGGCGCGATCTGCTACCTGGACGAGGTGGTGGAGGCCCGCAAGGACACGACGGTCGTGATCCACCCCTTGACGGACGACCGGCGGATTCTTCCCATCGAGAAGAAGGGCCAGGTGATCGAGGCGGTGGACGAGTTCATGCTCGTGATTTCGTACAACCCGGGCTATCAAAGCGTGCTCAAGGAACTCAAACAGAGCACCAAGCAGCGGTTCATGGCGATCGAGTTCAACTATCCTCCGAGGGAAATGGAGGTCCGCATCCTGCAGCATGAAACCGGCCTGGGCGAGGCCGTCGCGCAAAGCCTGGTCAAACTGGGCGAGAAGGTCCGGAATTTGAAAAACCACGGACTGGAAGAGGGCGTCAGCACGCGCCTGCTGGTCTACGCCGGCGAGCTCATCCAAAAAGGCATCGACCCCCGGACCGCGTGCGAGGCGGCCGTCACCCAGCCCATCACGGACGACCCCGATATGCACCGGAGCATCTCCGAAATCGTCAACTCCATCTTTCCCTGATCGGCCATGACGGACCCCAAGCAACCGGTGTCGCTCCCGCCCGCGTTGGCCCGCTTTTCCGGCCGCGAGCTGGACGACGAAAGCCGGAGGGCGTTCCTGGAGTCGTTGGCCGCCCTCAGCCCGTCGGACCGGAGCACGCTCTTCGAATTGCTGGAAGAGCTGATCGGGGCCTCGCCGAAATCGGCCGCGATCGGTCTTCGAAATCTGGCCGACGTCCTTCGGACCCTGGGACCGACGCCGACCCTCTCCTGGCTGGACCTGGGCACGGCGATGGCCTCCCGGTCCTCCGCGGCGGCGCAGAAATATTTTTCGGAGAGCCCGGACCTTCTGTCCGAAATCCCGCCGCTCCGGCGGCTTCCGCTCCTGCGGCTGGGGCTCGAGCTCAGCGACGGTCATGCCGGCGTAATCATGGACTTCCTTCGGGCCTGTCCTCACCTGCCGGCCGAAGTCGGAACGGACGACTTGACCGTCTGGATGGAAACCGGACGTCGGCTGGCCGAAGAGGATACGGTGCTCGCGGTCGAGTATTTCCGGATCAGTCCGATGGTCCTGCGTCAGATCCCGATCGGCGATCTTCCGCGGTGGGTCGAGTTGGGCCGTCGCCTCGTCGAGCCGAACACGCTGGGAAAACCCGACTATCTGAAAGCGATTGAATTTTTCCGCCTCAGCACCGAAACCCTCGCGAGCCTCGAACCCCCGGACCTCCGAAAGCCCTTCCTGGAATTGGGAGTCGTCCTGTCTTGGAGATCGGCCGCGCTTGGAATGGACTATCTTCGATCCGCTCCGACGATTCTTCGGGAAATCGAAGCACCGGGCGATCGCCGGCTGTTCCTCTCCCAGGCCCTTCGATTAGCCGAGGCTGTTATATCGGGGGGCCGCTCCGGCGAAGAAAGGACAGGGTCCTCCCATGCCCCCCGCACCCCCGCGCTCGCGCCCGCGGAGCCGTATGCTCGCTTTAACCGGGAACCGGGCATCGTCCTGGACTATCTGCGGGAAGGCTCGAAGGCGTTCCGGACCTTCGGATATAACACGGCCGACTTCATGGCCTGGGTGGACGCCGGTCTGACCTTGCTGACCGTGAATCCCGAGCGCGCCCGGGCGTTCTTCAGCGGACGTTCGAAAACCGGGCAGGAAACGGCCGAGCGTCTCATGGGCGGACTGTCGCTCAAGACGGTCGGCCGGACGCTGGCGTTGTACGCCGAGGGCTTGTCCGGACGGGCCGTCGCGATCAAACCGACGACCGATTTGCCGGAAAGCCTTCGCGAGACGGTCGGCGACGCCCCGACCGGCGACGGGCGGACGATCTATCTGCCGTCCCGAATCCGACTCTATCCCGATGACGAGGACAATTTCCGCTTGTACAAGACCGCCACGCTGCATGAAGCCGGCCACCTCGAATTCGGAACGTATCAACCCGACTTCGCGGAGCTGCGGGACCTTATCCAAGAGGTGCGGGCCGAATACGCCCGCCTGCCCCTGCCCGTCCGGCAGGCGGGGGACGGGCGGGGCCAAGATCTTTCGGATTCCGGCTCCGTCCAAACGGCCGCGGATTATTTCAACCTCTTTCCGAGCCCGGTCTGGGCGCGATCGCTTTGGACCGTTATCGAAGACGCCCGGGTCGATTTCCGGATCCGCGCGGATTATCCCGGAGCGCGCCGGGACATGGACCGGATCGTCGCGATGGATCTTGAGTCCCGGCCGAAACTGGAAGGCCTTCCTCCCCGGGCGGCGGTCTATGAAGCGTTGCTCCAGCTCTCGGTCACGGACACGACCGAGGTCCCGCTGGAGCTGGCCGAGACCGTCTCGGCCGCCTACGATCTGCTGCTCGAGGTCAAGAACCCGGCCGCGACGGCCTCCGATTCCTTGAAGGTTCTGGCCCGCCTCTACCGCTTTCTGGAGGAACAATTCCGGCGCTGGCCGGCCGTAAAGGGGGAAAGCGACCCGCTGGGCGTGCAGGAAAAGACGCCGGATCCCCATGCGGATCCGGCGGCCGATCCGACCGCGGCTTCGCCGCGGCGCGAGACGCGGCCTTCTCCGTCCACGTTTTCCTACCGCGGTGTGATTCAGCCCGATCGGGTCCGGTCCGGTCCGGAGGAAAAGACGGTTCCGATCGATCCGGGCCGTTTCGGGTCCGTTCCCCCCGCATCCTCCGCGGGAGAGTCCCAGAAAAAAACATTGGAGACCGCCCAAACGGAAGGGGCGCCGAAAGAAATTGCGCCCGATCCCGGATTCCAAAATGCTCCAACCCATCCGGAGCCCGCCCCGGACGCCGAGACCGCGACCTTTCTGTACGATGAATGGGACGACGCGGCCCAGGAATACCGCCCCCGGTGGTGTCGTCTGCGCGAGCACCGTCTGCAACCCGGATCGAGCCAAACGGTTCGGCAGACCCTCACCTCCTACGCGCCGGTCCTGAGGTTGCTCCGGCGCCATTTCCAGAGTTTGAGGCCCGAGGCCTTCCGAAAAGTCAAACGTCAGGCCTACGGCGATCAGCTCGACCTGGACGCCATCGTCGAGGCCCGCACCGAGCTCCGGAGCGGTCAGACACCCCGGGAAAACCTCTACATCAAGAACGAGAAGCTGGTGCGGGACGTGGCCGTCGCGTTCCTGATCGATCTGAGCGGCTCGACCAGCCGGCAGATTCCGTCCGCCCGGAAGCGCGTCATCGACGTCGAACAGGAGGCCCTGATTCTGATGGCCGAGGCCCTTGAGGCCGTCGGCGACGCCTTCGCCATTTACGGCTTTTCGGGGGATTCAAAGGACCGCGTGGACTTCTACATCATCAAAGACTTTTCCGACGCCGTCAATCCCCTCGTCCACGAACGAATCGGCGCGATGCGCTCCATGAACCAGAACCGGGACGGAACCGCCATCCGGCACACGCTCGCCAAACTCGAGCAACAACCGGCGAAGACCCGCTTGCTCCTCCTGATCAGCGATGGAAAACCGCTGGACGCCGGCTATGCCGGCGCCTACTCCCTCCAGGACACGAAGCGGGCGCTGAGGGAAGCCCGGATGCGCGGCGTTCACCCCTACTGCATCACGGTCGACCGGGAGGCGAGCCGGTACGTGACGGAGATGTACGGCGAGGTCGGTCATACGATCATCGACCGGGTGGCCACCCTTCCGGACAGACTGCCCCGCATTTACAAACGATTGACGACCTGAACGACGGGAGACGCCGAACCGATGACCGCGACGCAGAACGAGCCGTATCACGGCTGGATCTGGGACATGTTTCAGGAGTACGTCCGAAAGATCACCCGCACCGCTTCCACCGGGGCAATGCCGCTGGTGGAAATGCAGTCCCGTTACCGCACGATGCACCGGGACTTCGACATCAAGATCATGGTGAGCGACAAGGTGGGGATGATCGTCCAGTTTCTGGACCTGGACCTGTATCGCTTTTCCGACTTCGAGTCCCTCCTCCAGCCCTCGTCGTTTATGAATTTTCTTTCGGAAAAATACGGCGGGGGGAAATACAAGGTGAACCTCTATCACGGCGGGACCTTCATCGCCACGAAGAATTTTAAAATCGAAGAAGGTCCGGAGAAGTGGCGGGACCTGTTGCAATCGAGGGAAGGCCCGAAGGGGTGACGGCCCGCGGGCTCAGCGGGAGCCCCGACGCAGCAGGACGACCTTGATGGTTTCAAAAATGATGGTCAGGTCCAGCCATATCGAAAGGTTTTTAATGTAGAAAAGGTCGTACTGAAGTTTTTCCAACGCGTCTTCCATGGAAGCCCCGTAGCTGTATTTGATCTGGGCCCACCCCGTGATCCCCGGTTTCACCGTGTGGCGCACCGCATAGTATGGAATTTCCCGGAGCAACACCGCCACAAAAAAAGGCCGTTCCGGGCGGGGCCCCACAAAGCTCATGTCGCCCTTCAAAACATTGATCAGTTGCGGCAGCTCATCCAGCCTCGTCCTGCGAAGAAAGCGGCCCACCGCCGTGGTCCGGCTGTCCTGGTGCTGAGCCCAGACCGGCCCCGTCGCCGCTTCCGCGTCCACGCGCATCGATCGAAACTTCAACAAGGTGAAGATTTTTTCGGCCTCCCCCACCCGCTCCTGGCGGAAGAATACCGGACCGGGGGAATCCATGCGGATCAGCAGCGCGATGATCAGAAAAAGCGGAAAGCTTGCCAGCAGGGCCGCGGTGGCCAACAGAACATCCATGCCGCGCTTGGCCATGCGGGCCAGACGGTATTGGCGGAACCCCGATGAAAAAATAAACCAGCTGGGTTTCAGGTTTTCAACGATGATCTTTCCGACCAACCGCTCATAGAAATTGACGCCGTCTTCGACCCAGGTCCCCTGGAACTTGCATTCCAATAAAACGTTTACGGGCAGTTTGCCCCGGCGGTCCTGGAGCGCGACAATGACACGGTCGATATTATGTTGGGAGACGATGGCGGAGAGGACGGAGTAATCGCCGATGACCTTCGGGTTGACCACGCTCTCCCCCAGTTTCTTCGGGTCCTCGTCGACAAAACCGACGATCTCATAATTCCCCGGATGGTTTTGCAGCACCTCTTCCCCGATCTTCCGGGCCAGGGAACCGGAGCCGATGATGACGACCCGGTCCCTCAACGGTCCGATCCGGCTGAGCCGGTCGCACGTCCATCTCCAGCCGATCACCGCGAGAGGAAGCAGGAAAAGCGTGATCAGAAAAATCCCGCGCCCGATGATCAAGGACGGAAAAAGATAATAAACCACCGCCAAGAGGATCGCGGCCGCCGCCAGAGACTGGATGAATTTGATCGCCCACTCGCGGGGCTGGTTGAGCAAGCGGATGGCATAAAGATCGTTGTAATAGAAGCTGAGCTGGCAGATGGACGCGATCAGAAACGCCTTGTAGTAGATGAGACTGTAGGCCAGGGGATCCGAGCCGTCAACGAGAGATCGAACCGCCACGGCGAGCAGAACGAAGAGGGAGATCAGCAGGTTCTCGACAAATATGAATCCGATGCGCCGGATTAATTTTCCCCGACTGGACAACAACATGGCTCACGTCCGTTTAGGCACTCTATTTTATTTGGTGATGATAGTAGTAGTAGTGCGACATAAATGCGCTGACGTTGTTTAACACGATGCCGACGATCTTATCGGTATCCAGATCGGCCATGGCCCGCTTCACGATATGCTGCGGGGTGTGACCGGCCCAGATGACCATAATCAACCCGTCGACCAGTTCGGTGATCACACTGGCGTCGGCCAGCGGAAGAATGGGTGGAATGTCCAGCACGATATAATCATACCGGCCCTTCATTTGCTGTAAAAATTCCCGGGCCTGATCCGAACTCAACAGACGGAGGTCGTCCCCCAGACTCTTTCCGGCCGGCACCACCGTGAGACGGCCGTCAAAGTAGGTCAGGCCGACGTGGGACAGATCGGTCTGCCGGGCTAAAAGATTGACCAGACCCCCGTTCATCGTCCGGCCCAAAAGTCGGGCCAGGGTGGGGTTCTTGAAATCGACCTCCAGGAGCAAAACGCGGCGGTCGAAGTCCTTGGCCAGCGCCGCGGAAAGGTTGATCGAGGTCAAGGTTTTTCCTTCATTCTGGATGGAACTGATCACCGCGATGATGCGCGGTCCCTTGTCCTTGGAGAGTTTCGTCAGTTTGGCGCACACGACACGATACTGCTCGGCGGCGATCGATACCGGCTCGGTGATGCATACCAGCGTCGGATCCAATTTTTCAGTCAGGCTCGCCGATTTCCTTCCGCGCTTCACGCTTTCGCCCAGATTCGGGATGGAGGCCAGAACGTTGATGCGAAGAACCGACTCCACCTCTTCGGCTTTTTTGAAGGATTTATCCATCATGTCCCGGAGGTAAACCGCCCCTCCTCCGGAGGAGAGACCCGCGAGCAAACCCATCAGGACGATCCTGAACAGATCCGGTTTATACGGCGTGGTCGGCAAAACGGCGGGATCGAGAATGCGGAATTGCTCCCCCTTCTGCCGCTTTTCAAGATTTTCCGAAATCTGCGCGTTGAGTTTCTTGTCCAGCAGGGATTGATAATGCTGCTTGGTGCTCTCGTAGTCCCGCATCAACGCCAGCATCTGCTGCTCGCGAAGCGGCGCGTTTTCCACGCGGTCCTCGTAGGCCTTCATCTCCGCAACAATCTGTTTTTGTCTGTCTTCCAGATGACGGATTTCAAGAAGGGTTTGACTGTACTGTCCCTGCAAATCGTCCCTCGGAACCGCCTCCGTCTCGACCGTCCCCTTTTTCTGGTCCCCGTCCTTCGTCTTGCCGGCACCCGGTTCTTTGACGTCGGCCGCATCCGCCTTGAGCTGCGTTTCCAGCTCTGTGATCTCACTTTTCAGACGAATAACATCCGGATACTTGTCCGTGAAGCGCGTTTGCAGATCCGTCAGTTCGCTTTGCAACCGGACCAACCTCTGGGCCGGCGTCATCGCCTGCAATGGATCGGCCGTCGCGCGATCCGACTCGGACGGCGCCGGCCTGGAACTGCTCTCCAATAAAATGGCCCGTCGTTCCTTGGCTTTGGACAAAGCCTCGCCGAGAGTTTGTTGCTCGAGTTGAAGCCGATCCAGGGTCCTCAGGTTGGCCGTGGTTTGTTCGGGAAGTTCTCCCATGAATTTCTGTTTGAACTGCCTGATCTTCGTCTCCTGCGTCTCCAACTCCGCCTTGATCTCGTTCAGTTCGCTGTCCAGGAAGTCGGAAGTCCCCTCCACAAACTGTTCGCGCACCTTGAGATTTTGTTCAATAATCAGGGAGGCCACTTTATTGGTCACCAACATCACGGTGCGGGGGTCCGGGCCCTCGTACGAAATGCTGAACGCCTCGATGTCCCGGGCTCCTCTCTCGACCTTGACCTCCACGTGTTGCTGCATCGTGTCCACCAACGCGTCGGGCGTCTCCTTCGCGCCCTCCTTATAAAGCCCGAGGTCGTTTATGACGGACTGCAGGAAGGACCGGCTGGTGACCTGTTGCTGGATGTTGCCGAGCCTTGCGTCGATGTCGGTCGAAACGGTCGATTTGACATAGTCCTCCGGAACCTTCTGCTGTTCGACCATGATCAACGTCGAGGCTCTGTAGGTTTTGGGGAGCACAAAACACAGCACAAGGCTGATAATCACGGACAACGTAAACGGGATGATCAGATACCATCGCCGGCGCGACAACATCTCCCAATAATCCTGCCAAACCATCTCGTTCACTTGCGCGGACATCCGACCTCTCTTAAGACCATTTCGCCCGCAGCGTAAAGCTGCATTGATTGTCGATCAATCCGTCCTGATAACTTCCGAACGTTTCCTGTCGGAGGTACCCGTACGTCAGATCGCTCAGCAACCACGACGTAACCTGGTAATGCAGTCCCAGGCTTGCGCCCTGAGAACGGATATCGATCAGCACACCGGTCCTCTTCTCCGCGTTCGTGGAATAGTTCCGGGCAACGTTGACGGAAACCTCCCCGCCGAGACTCGGGGTGAATTGTCGGCTCAGGGAAAGAGCCCCGGTGTCCGTGATCAGCGCCGTATTAACTATGCCGCTGAAGGTATTCGTTTCCTGACTGACCCGGGCGTTCAACCGGACCTGTTCCTTAAACTGCCTCGATATCGACAGACTCCCCTGCGCCGAGAATTCCGGCCGATTCTGATCCGGGAGTATCATGGCGACCGCGCCTCCCTCGACGGTCCCGGTCATGATCGGAGAAAATTCATGCTTATCTCCCACGCTGATCGAATGAAGATGCGTAATCGGCCCACCGTAGGCGTTCACCCGGCTATAGGAATAACCGGTCGTGACCACATCGGTGCGGCTCACATCATGGCCGACGCTCAGTTGGATATGGTTCGTTTGGGTGTCGATCAGCGACGGGTCCTGGAAATTGGTGTAACTGTTGCTATACGCCACCTCAATCCTCGTCAGGGTTGACAGCGGCGTCGTATCATCGATCCCGAAGACGTTCGTAAACGTTCTCGTCAAAGGCGTGATGACCCCGCCGGTGGTCACACCCGGAGAAGGGGTCACCAACGATTGAAAATTCGGCAATGTCGGCGTATACGACATCAGTTCATGAACATGAAACGTGGAACCTTTGGGCAACGCCGACATCAGCATCCGGCCGAAATCCGTGTCCAGGGACAGGTTTTGGAGGACCTGATTTAAGTTGTGATGATTCGCGAATAATTCCGCTTGAAGACCATAGCTGGCCGTGACGTCCATATTCGTTCCTTGATATTTCATTCCCACCTGCGGTCCGATCACATAGACCATGTCCGACTGACCGTCGGGAAGAAGCTGCACGTTGGAGTCGTATCGAGTCGTCAAATCCAACTCCGAAAACCATTGCCATGCTCCTTGAGCGGGGCTCGGAACAACGATCATCCCTACGATCAGCGCCGAAACTGTTTTGATAAAATGGCTGCCGCTCAGTTTTTCCTCATTTTCCTCGGCGTCCTTCAGGGGACGACGATGGTGTCCCCCGATTGGATCACGAGATTCTTCTTGGGATCTTCGCTCGAAATGATGTCATCATAGCGGACCCGGAACTTGACCTCGGTGGCGTTCAGAGGATCCTTGCGAAACAGCGCCATCCCGTTTTTAGAAGCGAACGGTGTAAACCCTCCCGCCACGGAAATCGCTTGCAGGACCGTGGTCCGCTCCTTTAAGGGATACTTTCCCGGCCGGGCGACTTCCCCGGTTATGTAATAGAAATAACTGTTAATGGTGGTCACCAAGACCGAGATCTCCGGAGTGGCAATGTAATCCTTCATCCGCCGGGTCACGATCGTTTTGAGTTCTTCCGTGGTCAGACCGCTGGCTTGAACATCCCCGACCAAGGGCAGCGAAATTTTCCCGTCCGGCCGGACCGTCACCGTCCGCGTGAGGTCGGCATTCTTCCAGACCATAATCTCCAACACGTCCTCCGGTCCAATGCGGTACTCATCCACCACCCGTTGACCGTCGATCTGAGGCCGTGGAAAATCAACCAACAACGAGTTGCTCTGGGTCCGGATGTCCGGCTTAAGGAACTGATTGAGGAGCACCTCCAACTGAACGGCCGGGGGCGGAGATTGACCGTCGCGAACGGTGATCTCACGAATCGCCCCTTTATCCACCTTGATCGTGTGATCGTAGGAGCCGCGGGTCATGGAGAGAAGATTGATGACCACCCTCGGTGGATTATCCAGCAGGAGGTACGTATAGGTAATGGGCTTCTCGCCTTGAACCACGATTTCCGTTTTGTCCGAGAGGTCCATCACACGAAGGTCGGTGATGGACGGACCTCCTTTGGGGGTTGAGTCCGGTCGATGCGGTATCGAACCGCAGGCCGCCGCCAAGAGGCCGAGCGCACCCATCAAAACGGTTCTGCAATGCGGTCTTAAGAATCTCATCTACTCCATTCGCTCAATCCGGCATGCTGACCAGATTGCCCCCTCTTTCCTGGGCGTTCATCAGCAATTGTTCCGACTTTTGGATCAACCCCGCAACGTCGTTGGCCGTCGTCGGGAAACAGGACACGCCGATGCTGATGGTGCGACGGTCTTTCTCCGTGCCGGAATCAAAGGTGTAGTGCTCCACCCGCTCACGAATCCGCTGTCCGACCTTGATGGCGTTCTCCAAATCCGTATAATGAAGGACGATAAAGAAACTGCTGTCGACCCGCTTTCCGAGAAGATCGGTCCCCCGAATCTCATCCCGCATCAGAAAACCCAACGTCCGATGCACGGATTCTTCCGCCGCGTCCGCGGCGCGGCTCTTGAGGCCGTCCAATTGAACCACCAGCAGCGAGAAATAATACAAATACCGGGTCGCCTTTCGAACTTCAAGTTCCAAAAGATATTCGAAAAAATTTCTGTCGAGGGGCTGGACCCATCGGTTGTCACCCCGGTTATCCGGATTGGATGAATTCGACATCATGACTTTTTCTCCTCGCTAGCCCATGACGATTGATCTACAGTGCGCAGGATATCGGACTCAGGTTAGCGGACCGGCTCGGACGTGTCCGGCTCCCCCTCCAAATTGCATTGTCGGATCTTGTACAAAAGGGCCTTATAGCTGATTTTCAGGAGCCGCGCCGCCTCCTTGCGGTTCCAACGCGTCTGCTCCAGGGCTTTCAGGATCGCCTCCCCTTCGGCCTTTTTCATGGCCTCGCGTGCGACCTGCTTAAGGGGCAAAAACGCGGAAAGATGACCCGCCTCCTTCACACGCTCCACGGCCGGAGGTTGCGGTTCCGCCGAGTTCGACAGGTCCGGAACAGGCTTGGAGTTGATCTTGTTGCGTCCTTCCTTCAAATACTGGTGGATAATCATTTCTTCCTGGCCCATGATCACGATCCGTTTGACAAGGTTCTCCAGCTCCCGCACATTACCCGGCCAGTCGTAGTTCATCAGATGTTGCATGATGTCGGCCCCAAGCTGACGGCATGCTTTATTGAATTGTTGATTGTACTTCTGCAGGAAGCATTCGATCAACATCGGGATATCCTCTTTGCGGTCCCGAAGCGGAGGAAGTGATATGCTGACGACGTTCAGCCGATAATAGAGGTCCTCACGAAAGGTTCCCTCCGCGACGGCCTTCTCAAGGTCTTTGTTGGTCGCGGCCAGAATTCGAACATCCACTTTTTGTTCATTCCCTCCCAGCAGGGCGAACTCCCCCCGCTGCAAAACGTGAAGGAGTTTGGATTGAAGCTCGAATGGAATATCGCCGATCTCATCCAAGAAGATCGTCCCGTGATTGGCCATTTCGAACTTTCCGGGACGTCGGCGGAAGGCCCCCGTGAAGGACCCTTTTTCGTACCCGAACAACTCGCTTTCAAGCAGACCTTCCGGGATCGCGGGGCAGTGCACCGTGATAAACGGTTTCCCCGATCGATTCGAACATTCATGGAGACTCCGGGCGACCAACTCTTTCCCGGTCCCGCTTTCTCCCCGAATGAGAATCGTCACATTCGTATTCGAAACATGATCGATGACCGCCCTGACCTCCTGCATGCGGTGGCTGGATTCCAAAAGCAACTGGGGATGATATCCCTTTTGCCCGCTCACCGGCATTGGGGTGACAAGGTCATTCGGCGGTAGAACCGCGCCCCGAGATTCTTGGAAAGCTTCCAAGATATGGGTCTTCAGCTCTTGAGGAAGAAACGGTTTGGTTACAATTTTCCATGAAGCCGTGGACGACAGGTCATTTAAAAATGGAACCTGGATCTGACCCGTCAGCAGAATCACCTTTGTGGAATCCCCAAGTTGCTTGAATCTTTGCAGGTACTGTAGGGTATCGGGATTAATCCGCCAAAGGTCGTAAACGACCACTGCCGGTTTAACGGAAGCCAATTCTTCCCAAAAGGACTCCGGATTCAATGCCATATAAATTTTTTGATCAAAATGAGATATAAAACTCTTCAAATAATTCCTCATAATCGGATCACTGCTAATGAGGAATATCGGACTATTCACCATAGAATTATCCGTCAAACCGGTATATGGCATATTTTTGCCATTTCCTTTATTCGGCATAAAATGGAAAAACTTTTCCATATTATAGCATCTTCTAAGCTAAATAATATGAGTGAGGCAATCCGAGTGTCAAGAAATATTTGAAGATTACGGATTACCTATTTCAGGCGGATTTCTTTTTGGCCAAACCGGTCAAAATAATAAGACCGATTCCGATGAAAAGAGTTGTCATAACCTCGCTTCTTTTCAGGAGTTCCGGCGAAAAACTAAAAATAACCCCTATAATCAAAAACGCGGAACCAGAAAGCACGATAAAGATCTGATTGTAGCGTCTCCACATGGTCTGATTCTCCTTAATTTAATATCCGCTCTTATACTTTGCAACTATCAGACCAGAAAATCGGTTGGTCCAAATTCAAATCTCCATTATATATACTGCCACTTAAAACTCCGTTGCAAGACCCAACATGATACTGTTGAGTTTGTCTCTCGTTTTGGCCCCCGTCACACCGCCGGACCGTGTGCCTGATCCGGAATAACTTGAGATCAAATCACTGAAAAGATAGCGGATTGAAACCCAAAGATTCGACTGCAAACGATAACGTCCTTCTGCGCGAAATCCGATCGACCAGGAGGAAGAGTCGTCCCCGCTGGTTACCGGATGCTCATCCACCCTCAAGACCGGCTGATAAT from Nitrospiria bacterium harbors:
- a CDS encoding sigma-54 dependent transcriptional regulator, giving the protein MEKFFHFMPNKGNGKNMPYTGLTDNSMVNSPIFLISSDPIMRNYLKSFISHFDQKIYMALNPESFWEELASVKPAVVVYDLWRINPDTLQYLQRFKQLGDSTKVILLTGQIQVPFLNDLSSTASWKIVTKPFLPQELKTHILEAFQESRGAVLPPNDLVTPMPVSGQKGYHPQLLLESSHRMQEVRAVIDHVSNTNVTILIRGESGTGKELVARSLHECSNRSGKPFITVHCPAIPEGLLESELFGYEKGSFTGAFRRRPGKFEMANHGTIFLDEIGDIPFELQSKLLHVLQRGEFALLGGNEQKVDVRILAATNKDLEKAVAEGTFREDLYYRLNVVSISLPPLRDRKEDIPMLIECFLQKYNQQFNKACRQLGADIMQHLMNYDWPGNVRELENLVKRIVIMGQEEMIIHQYLKEGRNKINSKPVPDLSNSAEPQPPAVERVKEAGHLSAFLPLKQVAREAMKKAEGEAILKALEQTRWNRKEAARLLKISYKALLYKIRQCNLEGEPDTSEPVR
- a CDS encoding diguanylate cyclase, producing MMSNSSNPDNRGDNRWVQPLDRNFFEYLLELEVRKATRYLYYFSLLVVQLDGLKSRAADAAEESVHRTLGFLMRDEIRGTDLLGKRVDSSFFIVLHYTDLENAIKVGQRIRERVEHYTFDSGTEKDRRTISIGVSCFPTTANDVAGLIQKSEQLLMNAQERGGNLVSMPD
- a CDS encoding polysaccharide biosynthesis/export family protein, with the translated sequence MRFLRPHCRTVLMGALGLLAAACGSIPHRPDSTPKGGPSITDLRVMDLSDKTEIVVQGEKPITYTYLLLDNPPRVVINLLSMTRGSYDHTIKVDKGAIREITVRDGQSPPPAVQLEVLLNQFLKPDIRTQSNSLLVDFPRPQIDGQRVVDEYRIGPEDVLEIMVWKNADLTRTVTVRPDGKISLPLVGDVQASGLTTEELKTIVTRRMKDYIATPEISVLVTTINSYFYYITGEVARPGKYPLKERTTVLQAISVAGGFTPFASKNGMALFRKDPLNATEVKFRVRYDDIISSEDPKKNLVIQSGDTIVVP
- a CDS encoding polysaccharide biosynthesis tyrosine autokinase, producing the protein MSAQVNEMVWQDYWEMLSRRRWYLIIPFTLSVIISLVLCFVLPKTYRASTLIMVEQQKVPEDYVKSTVSTDIDARLGNIQQQVTSRSFLQSVINDLGLYKEGAKETPDALVDTMQQHVEVKVERGARDIEAFSISYEGPDPRTVMLVTNKVASLIIEQNLKVREQFVEGTSDFLDSELNEIKAELETQETKIRQFKQKFMGELPEQTTANLRTLDRLQLEQQTLGEALSKAKERRAILLESSSRPAPSESDRATADPLQAMTPAQRLVRLQSELTDLQTRFTDKYPDVIRLKSEITELETQLKADAADVKEPGAGKTKDGDQKKGTVETEAVPRDDLQGQYSQTLLEIRHLEDRQKQIVAEMKAYEDRVENAPLREQQMLALMRDYESTKQHYQSLLDKKLNAQISENLEKRQKGEQFRILDPAVLPTTPYKPDLFRIVLMGLLAGLSSGGGAVYLRDMMDKSFKKAEEVESVLRINVLASIPNLGESVKRGRKSASLTEKLDPTLVCITEPVSIAAEQYRVVCAKLTKLSKDKGPRIIAVISSIQNEGKTLTSINLSAALAKDFDRRVLLLEVDFKNPTLARLLGRTMNGGLVNLLARQTDLSHVGLTYFDGRLTVVPAGKSLGDDLRLLSSDQAREFLQQMKGRYDYIVLDIPPILPLADASVITELVDGLIMVIWAGHTPQHIVKRAMADLDTDKIVGIVLNNVSAFMSHYYYYHHQIK